Proteins encoded in a region of the Euzebya tangerina genome:
- a CDS encoding Lrp/AsnC family transcriptional regulator, with translation MTATQLADHLPLSVSATTERLRRLRASGLIRRFTVELDPSAVGRPILVFVDMRLRRGVSKAEADAALLDVQSILDAVHVTGRPMTTSCESRRQTSPTSTGHWHSSSRTWALRRR, from the coding sequence GTGACGGCGACGCAGCTTGCCGATCACCTCCCGCTCAGTGTCTCCGCGACGACCGAACGTCTCCGACGCCTGAGAGCCTCAGGGCTGATCCGTCGGTTCACAGTCGAGTTGGATCCCAGCGCAGTCGGTCGACCGATTCTCGTGTTCGTCGACATGCGGTTGCGCCGCGGTGTCTCCAAGGCAGAGGCCGATGCGGCGCTCCTCGACGTGCAATCGATCTTGGACGCAGTTCATGTCACCGGGCGCCCCATGACTACGAGCTGCGAGTCGCGGCGGCAGACATCGCCGACCTCGACCGGACACTGGCACAGCTCGTCGAGGACGTGGGCGCTGAGGAGACGATGA
- a CDS encoding choice-of-anchor B family protein: MSHRSLNHPSRAAATLLAIALAATMLFSVPQTAQAHDGCTVAPPAATGAVGAVLDAVNVFTSLIGDSVAECTGFEVDSVADISVNSAECIDGMAGEFRCENIDLVGHVSHEELGTTVLNDMWGWTDPESGEDYALVGSRTGTAFVNITNPASPEVYGFLPTASSQGGDVWRDIKVYENYAYIVSEHDDHGVQVFDLTRLRDWNGTYTTYDVDNLYTGHGSAHNIFINEDTGFAYSVGAGPTSDQRPYEVRVDGGPTYLASGAAFGPAPGDPPETGDFILTDDGVVDTNSDTTTDACTELTQTLDGEIAIALRGSCAFTVKAANAQAAGASALIVVNSGPGSFDMAGADDTITIPSVMVSQGDGEAIINSLPQSGEIGLNSNSALCGNGLHMIDLADPANPTFGGCFQTHDYVHDTQCVIYDGPDAEHVGKEICFNSNGIEYAAMGENYLSIVDVTDKLNPIPLARIPYDTSGYSHQGWLTEDHTRFIHNDEGDEVLGTVQETSTRVFDVTDLDNPSVESTFNNGEVSIDHNMYTQGRYVYAANYTSGLRVFDLIELGTPGGELSEVAWFDTFPDDDANPVTEFGGGLWSNYPYFAQRGLIGVSSQDRGLFLLAPNLEDVVTVEATVETADAETDGEFTLTRAQSAIEALTVEYQLGGTAAIGEDYVEPTGTITFDAGETEASLPIEVLDAIEEDGTVELTVIAGDDYIPGDPASATVTLQAGDQASVTELEADDNVARSIELSQLVFPPDSDTPTDTDGRFAQEDDTSTDTVLIGRDNLFADSLSSGGAQGVLGAPLLLTPGEGLDDRVADEIERLGAERAILLGGVDALSEEVADDLEDVVDTVDRVEGPTRLETAVAVADELVDTSSDTAILARAYPADDGEPTQAFADALAAGAHAADVQLPLLLTQTDVLSTSTSEWLESNDIANVVVIGGNLAISDEVVTDLEDLGITVTRVGGESRAETAVSIAAARGAATAADADSSLLVDGANADAWADAFPAALFASQQLTPIVLVSGDTVPPETETYLTDGGTPLVCASLTTEAACEAAADLLGIDS, translated from the coding sequence GTGTCCCACCGCTCCCTCAACCATCCCAGTCGGGCTGCCGCCACGCTGCTGGCCATCGCGCTGGCCGCGACCATGCTGTTCTCGGTGCCGCAGACCGCTCAGGCTCACGATGGCTGCACGGTCGCGCCACCCGCTGCAACGGGGGCCGTCGGTGCTGTGCTGGACGCCGTCAACGTGTTCACCTCCCTGATCGGCGACTCGGTTGCCGAGTGCACCGGTTTCGAGGTCGACAGCGTTGCCGACATCAGCGTGAACAGCGCCGAGTGCATCGACGGCATGGCCGGTGAGTTCCGTTGCGAGAACATCGATCTCGTCGGTCACGTGTCACACGAGGAACTCGGGACGACCGTGCTCAACGACATGTGGGGCTGGACGGATCCTGAGAGCGGCGAGGACTACGCGCTGGTCGGGTCGCGGACCGGGACGGCCTTCGTCAACATCACCAACCCGGCGTCGCCGGAGGTCTACGGCTTCCTGCCAACAGCCTCCAGCCAGGGCGGCGACGTGTGGCGCGACATCAAGGTCTATGAGAACTACGCCTACATCGTGTCCGAGCACGACGATCACGGCGTCCAGGTGTTCGACCTGACCAGGCTGCGTGACTGGAACGGGACGTACACGACGTACGACGTGGACAACCTCTACACGGGCCACGGCTCGGCCCATAACATCTTCATCAACGAGGACACCGGCTTCGCCTACTCCGTCGGCGCTGGCCCGACCTCCGACCAGCGCCCCTACGAGGTCCGGGTCGATGGCGGTCCGACGTACCTGGCCAGCGGCGCGGCCTTTGGTCCCGCACCGGGTGACCCGCCGGAGACGGGCGACTTCATCCTGACCGATGACGGCGTCGTCGACACCAACTCCGACACCACAACCGACGCGTGCACCGAACTGACGCAGACGCTCGACGGTGAGATCGCCATCGCGCTGCGCGGCAGCTGTGCCTTCACCGTGAAGGCCGCGAATGCGCAGGCCGCGGGTGCCTCTGCCCTCATCGTCGTCAACTCCGGCCCGGGCAGCTTCGACATGGCCGGAGCCGACGACACCATCACGATCCCCTCGGTCATGGTGTCCCAGGGTGATGGTGAGGCCATCATCAACTCCCTCCCGCAGTCCGGCGAGATCGGCCTGAACAGCAACTCCGCGCTGTGCGGCAACGGCCTGCACATGATCGATCTGGCCGACCCGGCCAATCCCACGTTCGGCGGCTGCTTCCAGACGCACGACTACGTCCACGACACCCAGTGCGTGATCTACGACGGGCCGGACGCCGAACACGTCGGCAAGGAGATCTGCTTCAACTCCAACGGCATCGAGTACGCCGCGATGGGTGAGAACTACCTCTCCATCGTCGACGTCACCGACAAGCTGAACCCGATCCCGCTGGCGCGGATCCCCTACGACACCTCCGGCTACTCCCACCAGGGCTGGCTGACCGAGGATCACACCCGCTTCATCCACAACGACGAGGGCGACGAGGTGCTCGGGACGGTGCAGGAGACCTCCACCCGCGTCTTCGACGTGACCGACCTCGACAACCCCTCGGTGGAGAGCACCTTCAACAACGGCGAGGTGTCGATCGACCACAACATGTACACCCAAGGTCGCTACGTCTACGCGGCGAACTACACCTCCGGTCTGCGGGTGTTCGACTTGATCGAACTCGGCACGCCGGGCGGTGAGCTCAGCGAGGTTGCGTGGTTCGACACCTTCCCCGACGACGATGCCAACCCGGTCACCGAGTTCGGCGGCGGGCTGTGGAGCAACTACCCGTACTTCGCACAGCGTGGACTGATCGGTGTCAGCAGCCAGGACCGCGGTCTCTTCCTCCTGGCACCCAACCTGGAGGACGTCGTGACCGTCGAGGCCACCGTGGAGACCGCGGATGCCGAGACCGACGGCGAGTTCACCCTGACACGGGCGCAGTCTGCGATCGAGGCGCTGACCGTCGAGTACCAACTGGGTGGCACCGCTGCCATCGGTGAGGACTACGTGGAGCCGACCGGCACGATCACCTTCGACGCCGGCGAGACCGAGGCGTCCTTGCCGATCGAGGTTCTTGACGCCATCGAAGAGGACGGCACGGTCGAACTGACCGTCATCGCTGGCGACGACTACATCCCGGGCGACCCGGCATCAGCAACCGTCACACTCCAGGCAGGCGACCAAGCGTCGGTCACCGAGCTCGAAGCCGACGACAACGTCGCTCGGTCCATCGAGCTCTCCCAGCTGGTCTTCCCGCCGGACAGCGACACCCCGACCGACACCGATGGCCGCTTCGCTCAAGAGGACGACACGTCAACTGACACCGTCCTGATCGGCCGCGACAACCTCTTCGCCGACTCCCTGTCCTCTGGAGGCGCACAGGGTGTCCTGGGCGCACCGCTGCTGCTGACACCCGGCGAAGGCCTTGACGACCGCGTCGCGGACGAGATCGAACGTCTCGGTGCTGAGCGGGCCATCCTGCTGGGTGGTGTGGACGCCCTGTCCGAAGAGGTCGCCGACGATCTGGAGGATGTGGTCGACACCGTTGACCGCGTCGAAGGCCCGACGAGGCTCGAGACCGCGGTTGCGGTGGCCGACGAGTTGGTCGACACGAGCAGCGACACGGCCATCCTGGCCCGTGCGTACCCGGCTGACGATGGCGAGCCGACCCAGGCCTTCGCCGACGCGCTGGCCGCGGGTGCGCACGCCGCGGACGTGCAACTGCCGCTTCTGCTGACCCAGACCGACGTGCTCAGCACCTCCACCTCGGAGTGGCTCGAGTCGAACGACATCGCCAACGTCGTCGTCATCGGTGGCAACCTGGCCATCAGTGACGAGGTCGTGACCGACCTAGAGGATCTGGGCATCACCGTGACCCGGGTCGGCGGCGAGAGTCGTGCTGAGACAGCAGTGTCGATCGCAGCCGCGAGAGGCGCAGCAACCGCAGCCGACGCTGACTCGTCGCTGTTGGTCGACGGCGCGAACGCAGATGCCTGGGCGGACGCCTTCCCGGCAGCCCTGTTCGCGAGCCAGCAGCTGACACCCATCGTCCTGGTCTCGGGAGACACCGTGCCCCCCGAGACGGAGACCTATCTCACGGACGGTGGCACCCCCTTGGTCTGCGCGAGCTTGACGACCGAGGCCGCTTGTGAGGCCGCCGCCGATCTGCTGGGAATTGACTCCTAG